The genomic window TGCCGTCGAGATAGGCCACGCCGGCGAGGAAGCGGTCGACGCGGTTGCCCGGCTCGATGCGGGCCATCGCGTAGTCGCCCCACAGCAGGCCGTCGTCGTCGCGACCCGGCTCGTAGCGGACCGTCTCGAGCTCTTCGCCCGTCGCCGAATCGAACACCGTGAGGTACTCCGGCCCGTCGACGATGAAGCCCTCGAAGTTCGTGAGGTCGTTGCGGGCGCTCCGCGACGGAGCGTAGGTGGTGATGAAGTAGTCCACGAGCTCGGTGGCCGACGCCTCCGAGAGCGGGTACTCGTGCGCGATCGGGATGCCGAACGCCTCCTCGAGCGTCGCGGGCCAGTTGCCGGCGACGACCTCCGGGTGCTCCGACCAGCCTTCGAAGACCTCGATGAGGTGCGCGCGGTAGTCCGCGGCGCTCATGCGGTAGTCGTCGGTGTGCTTGTACCCGGCAGCGAGGTCTTCGGCGAGCATGGTGATGTTCACCGGCGCCTGCGCCGTGCCGTCGGCGTTGTAGCGGGTGGAGGTCGTGCCCGGTGCCGTCTTGAGCATCGTCTCGGACCGGCCGTCGCCGTCGAAGTCGTAGACCATGAACTGCGTGTAGTGCGCGCCTGCGCGGATGTTGACACCCAGATCGATGCGGTTGAGCAGCGTGCCGTCGAGCTCGTACGTGTCGACGTACACCGGACCGGTGTAGCCCTTCTGCGACACGTCCTTCGAGTTCGACGGATCCCACTTCACGACGAACTCGTACGCGCCGTCGCCGTCGACGTCGGCCACCGCAGCGTCGTTCGCGGAGTAGGTGTACGGCTCGCCGGCAGGAAACGCCACACTCTTCGGCGCGACGCCGTCGGCGGGCTTCTGCAGCGGCAGGTCGTAGAACCCGTCGCCCCACACCGACACCGGTGCGGACTGCTCGCCGGTCACGTCGTGCCATGCCGGGGCGACCGTGTAGACGGATGCCGCAGACCCGGCCGGATCGGCATAGTTCGTGCTGTCGTCGACCGTGGCGATGCGCTCACCGTCGCGGAACACCGCGAACGACGGGCCGCTGACACCGCTCTCGGTCGACGGTCCCGCCTCGGTCGCGAGGAGGCGCCAGCTGAGGAACACGCCTTCGCCGGTCGACACCGCGACCAGGCCGCGATCGAGCGCTTCGAGCTGGGCCCCGGCGGGTGGGACCTCTTCGGCCAGCGCCGGTTGCGCCAACCCCAGGCTGAGCGCGCAGGCCGCGGCGCCGGCCGTGACTGCGCGGATGCAGGTGTTGCGGAGGTTCATCGTCGAATCGCTCTCCCGAGTCGGTGGCCGCGTGGGGTGCGAGCCGTGCGTCGTTGCAAACGTAGGGAATACGTTTTCCGCAGCGACGGTAACCCCGATGCGCGGGTCGGGTCAAGGATTCGGGCGAGATTATTGGAACGATTTAATGCAGGATGGCCCGTTTCACCGGGCGCGAGCCTTTCGACTCGCTTCGTTCGCTCAACGACCGAAGCCCCCGGTCGTTGAGCGAGGAGCGCCAGCGACCGAGACGAAACGCGTCGGACATCGCGTGTGCGCCGGGTGCGGGCGTTTCGTCTCGCTCGTTCCTCGCTCGCTCAACGACCGGGGAAGAGCTTCGGTCGTTGAGCGAGGGAGCGCCAGCGACCGAGACGAAACGCCTCGGACCTCGCGTGTGCGCCGTGTGCGGGCGTTTCGTCTCGCTCGTTCCTCGCTCGCTCAACGACCGGGGGCGTGTGCGGGCGTTTCGTCTCGCTCGTTCCTCGCTCGCTCAACGACCGGAGGCCGAGGCATCCGTGATCCGTGTCTTACGAGGCGTAGGTGACGAGCCCGAGCTCGACCGGCGACACCAGCTGCGGGTGCGTCGGTCGCACGCGGACGGTGTACCCGAAGGTGCCCGTCACCGTGAGCGGCAGCGTGCCGGTGAAGGTGCGCACCCCGTCGACGCCGTCGGCGGGGGAGAGGCGGTGCACGGAGTGCTCGCCTGCGAGCGCGTCGTCCTCGTCGGTGCGGCCGTACAGCAGCTCGACGGCGACGTCGTCGGGCGAGAGCCCGTCGAGGCGGACGTCGGCGCGGACCTCGAGCGCATCGCCGGCCTGCGCCTGCGCCGGGATGCCCGAGCTGTCGACGCTCGCGATCGAGATGCGGCCCCAGGCGCTCCGGACGCGCCCGACGAACGCGGCGACCTGGCGCGCCTGGGCGAACCCGTCGGCGCGCAGCGCCACGTCGTGAGCGGCAGCCGGCACGTACAGTCGCCGGACATAGTCCTGCACCATGCGGTCGCTCGTAGCCTTCTTGCCGAGCTCGGTCATGGTGTGGCGCACCATGCTGAGCCACGCGGTGGGGATGCCGCCCTCCCGCTCGTAGAACTTCGGCACGAGCTGGTGCTCGATCAGGTCGTACAGGGCGGCCGCCTCTGCATCGTCGCGCTCTTCATCGTTCGCCGCGGTGTCGGCGGTGGGTATGGCCCAGCCGTTCTCGCCGTCGTACCACTCGTCCCACCACCCGTCGAGGATCGACAGGTTGAGCGCGCCGTTGAGCGCGGCCTTCATGCCGCTCGTGCCGCACGCCTCGAGCGGGCGCAGGGGATTGTTGAGCCAGACGTCGCAGCCGGGGTACAGGTCTTTCGCGAGGGTGATGTCGTAGTCGGGCAGGAAGACGATCCGTCCGCGCACCTTCGGATCGCGGCTGAACCGCACGAGCTGCTGGATGAGGATCTTGCCCGAGTCGTCGGCCGGGTGCGACTTGCCGCCGATGACGATCTGCACGGGGCGCTCGGGATCGGTCAGCAGTCGTGTGAGCCGCTCGGGATCGCGCAGCATCAGCGTGAGCCGCTTGTACGTCGGCACGCGTCGCGCGAAGCCGATCGTGAGCACCTCGGGGTCGAGCAGATCCTCGACCCACGATGGCGTGTGCCCGTTGCCGATGGATGCCGCGACCCGCCGCCGCGCCTCCGCGACGAGCCCGCCCTTCATCTGCTGACGCACGCCCCAGAGCTCGGCATCCGTCACGGCCGCACGGTCGGTCCAGTCGTGCGTGTCGGTGTGCGCGTCGCCCCACGCCCGCTCGCTCACGGCCTTGAGCGCAGGGTGCACCCAGGTCGGAGCGTGGACGCCGTTGGTGATCGACGTGATGGGCACCTCGGCGGTGTCGACGCCGGGCCACAGCATGCCGAACATGCCGCGGCTCACCTCGCCGTGCAGCACCGAGACGCCGTTGGCGTGCTGTCCGAGGTGCAGGCCGAGGACGGCCATGTTGAAGACCCCCTGGTCGCCGCCGTCCCACGTCTCGAGGCCGAGCGCGATCGCGCGGCCGGCGTCCAGACCCTGGAAGAGCCCGCTCGTGAGGAAGTCCGCGATGAGCTCGCGAGAGAAGCGGTCGATGCCGGCCGGCACGGGAGTGTGGGTCGTGAAGACCGTGCCCGCTCGCACCTGCGCCAGGGCCTCGTCGAAGTCGAGGCCGTCGTGCATGATGAGCTCCGACATCCGCTCCAGACCCTGGAATCCGGCGTGGCCCTCGTTCGTGTGGTAGACGTCCGGACTGGGACGGCCGGTGAGGTCCGAGAAGGCCCGCACCGCCCGCACGCCGCCGACGCCGAGCAGCAGCTCCTGCAGCAGGCGGTGCTCGCCGCCGCCGCCGTACAGACGATCGGTGACGCGGCGCATCTCGTCGGTGTTCGACGGCGTCTCGGAGTCGAGCAGGAGCAGGGGCACGCGGCCGATGTCGGCAACCCAGACGCGCGCATGCAGGCGACGGTCGCCCGGCAGGTCGAGCGCGATCTCGACCGGCGCGCCCGCGCGGTCGCGGAGCAGCGTCAGTCCGAGGCCGTACGGATCGAGCAGGGGATAGGCCTCGCGCTGCCAGCCGTCGTCGCCGATCGACTGGCGGAAGTACCCGGCGCGGTAGAAGAGGCCGACGCCGGTGAGCGGAACGCCCAGGTCGGACGCGCTCTTGAGGTGGTCGCCGGCCAGGATGCCGAGGCCGCCGGAGTACTGCGGCAGCGAGCCGTCGACGCCGAACTCGGGGGAGAAGTAGGCGATGTGCACCGGCTTGTCGCCCTCGAGCCGCTGGAACCAGCGGTCGCCGCCGAGGTATGCGGTGAGGCGCTCATCTTCGTCGCGAACGCGGGCGACGAATTCGTCGTCGCGGGCGAGCTCGTCCAGGCGCGTCTGGCCCAGGGCACCCAGCATCCGGGCGGGGTTGGCGCCGATCTCCTCCCACAGGGCGGGATCCATCGACGCGAAGAGCGCGTGGGTCGCGCGGCTCCACGACCAGCGCCAGTTCGAGGCGAGGCGATCGAGCGGGGCGAGGGGTTCGGCCAGCACAGGGCGGACCGTGAACGTTCGGATGGCCTTCACGCTCGCGATTCTAGGGGCACAAGCTGGAAGCGCTTGCACGGATGCCTCTGCACGGACCGGAACCGCGTAGGTGCACCGCCACCCGCCGACGCACCGAGCCGCCGTCGCCTGACATGTCTCGTTTCGATCCGCAAGGTGCGGGTCGGTGCGCGGCACCGGGGCTACGCTGGGGCCCATGGCCATCGCACGACTGCACGGAGGCCCGCTCGACGGGCAGCTCCTCCCGCTCGAAGACCCCGACCTCGACCGCCTGATCGTCCCCTACAGCGAGACGCAGGTCGTCTACGAACGCAAGGGCGCGCCCGAGAACA from Microbacterium sp. ProA8 includes these protein-coding regions:
- a CDS encoding rhamnogalacturonan lyase, with translation MNLRNTCIRAVTAGAAACALSLGLAQPALAEEVPPAGAQLEALDRGLVAVSTGEGVFLSWRLLATEAGPSTESGVSGPSFAVFRDGERIATVDDSTNYADPAGSAASVYTVAPAWHDVTGEQSAPVSVWGDGFYDLPLQKPADGVAPKSVAFPAGEPYTYSANDAAVADVDGDGAYEFVVKWDPSNSKDVSQKGYTGPVYVDTYELDGTLLNRIDLGVNIRAGAHYTQFMVYDFDGDGRSETMLKTAPGTTSTRYNADGTAQAPVNITMLAEDLAAGYKHTDDYRMSAADYRAHLIEVFEGWSEHPEVVAGNWPATLEEAFGIPIAHEYPLSEASATELVDYFITTYAPSRSARNDLTNFEGFIVDGPEYLTVFDSATGEELETVRYEPGRDDDGLLWGDYAMARIEPGNRVDRFLAGVAYLDGTHPSAVFARGYYTRSTIAAYDWDGEHLSTRWFVDSGHVPMTNPFNDGPHGRDGTDPEFGTITTQGFHSLSAADVDGDGKHEIVYGAATIDDDGGLLYSSFDELPAGSAAPGETVRLGHGDAMHVTDIDPNRPGLEIWTAHEGGTFAPYGSAMRDAATGEVLFGAYSGRDTGRSMIGDVRADVPGIEVWASMPGGTEASGLLSASGGILGSAIPGTNQSIRWAADLTTQIVNGSGDQNVMIDDWTRGRLLTADGTRTNNGTKGNPSLVADVLGDWREELLVRTADSSALRIFTSSEVTAHKLPTLMHDVQYRAEVARQNTTYNQPSYTSYYLASDMDFANVPVRTTAATPHEPKFVNPSGSASDHVVVAPDPSFDYYVNGVKAEKPLVKVPAGSDVRVTAVPKAGFAVAAGAVSTWTHAFSADD
- the glgP gene encoding alpha-glucan family phosphorylase, with product MKAIRTFTVRPVLAEPLAPLDRLASNWRWSWSRATHALFASMDPALWEEIGANPARMLGALGQTRLDELARDDEFVARVRDEDERLTAYLGGDRWFQRLEGDKPVHIAYFSPEFGVDGSLPQYSGGLGILAGDHLKSASDLGVPLTGVGLFYRAGYFRQSIGDDGWQREAYPLLDPYGLGLTLLRDRAGAPVEIALDLPGDRRLHARVWVADIGRVPLLLLDSETPSNTDEMRRVTDRLYGGGGEHRLLQELLLGVGGVRAVRAFSDLTGRPSPDVYHTNEGHAGFQGLERMSELIMHDGLDFDEALAQVRAGTVFTTHTPVPAGIDRFSRELIADFLTSGLFQGLDAGRAIALGLETWDGGDQGVFNMAVLGLHLGQHANGVSVLHGEVSRGMFGMLWPGVDTAEVPITSITNGVHAPTWVHPALKAVSERAWGDAHTDTHDWTDRAAVTDAELWGVRQQMKGGLVAEARRRVAASIGNGHTPSWVEDLLDPEVLTIGFARRVPTYKRLTLMLRDPERLTRLLTDPERPVQIVIGGKSHPADDSGKILIQQLVRFSRDPKVRGRIVFLPDYDITLAKDLYPGCDVWLNNPLRPLEACGTSGMKAALNGALNLSILDGWWDEWYDGENGWAIPTADTAANDEERDDAEAAALYDLIEHQLVPKFYEREGGIPTAWLSMVRHTMTELGKKATSDRMVQDYVRRLYVPAAAHDVALRADGFAQARQVAAFVGRVRSAWGRISIASVDSSGIPAQAQAGDALEVRADVRLDGLSPDDVAVELLYGRTDEDDALAGEHSVHRLSPADGVDGVRTFTGTLPLTVTGTFGYTVRVRPTHPQLVSPVELGLVTYAS
- a CDS encoding response regulator → MAIARLHGGPLDGQLLPLEDPDLDRLIVPYSETQVVYERKGAPENTGDGDGPTEAEFWFIEAEDDIDPYSDTARERR